The following are encoded together in the Balaenoptera acutorostrata chromosome 9, mBalAcu1.1, whole genome shotgun sequence genome:
- the LOC102999433 gene encoding secretoglobin family 1D member-like — MRLSLPVLLVTLALCCYEGNAFVCSSLIDDLTGFFWKPDEVYKAKLQKYNAPPEAVEAKMEVKKCVNQFSFVNKLLLTKTLGKVLVKCGFTDLKCFLSFVLG; from the exons ATGAGGCTGTCCCTGCCTGTCCTGCTGGTCACTCTGGCCCTTTGCTGCTACGAGG GCAATGCGTTCGTCTGTTCATCCCTCATTGATGATCTGACAGGCTTTTTCTGGAAACCTGATGAAGTATACAAGGCAAAACTTCAGAAATATAATGCACCTCCAGAAGCTGTTGAGGCCAAGATGGAAGTGAAGAAATGCGTAAATCAGTTCTCCTTTGTAAACAAACTGCTACTTACAAAAACACTg gGGAAAGTACTGGTGAAGTGTGGTTTCACAGATTTGAAATGTTTTCTATCCTTCGTCTTGGGTTGA